A single genomic interval of Amycolatopsis albispora harbors:
- a CDS encoding helix-turn-helix transcriptional regulator, whose protein sequence is MNYPVPPAVTRVLLCVRDGDLRADIVVELSARPGLVLAAPADDVRHLVHRARGWRADVVVLDLTIDELAVAEVSRLLTDPAAEHRPRPLLLAGDGQDDLVVAAIRAGARGAVPRSSPTREIGDAVCAVAGTGAYLGAPLTRRVLDQLTAPGRELAEVFPRLTRREREVVRYLAKGMSNAEIARETALTLRTVKYHVSGILRKLDCRTRAQAAALVGPAADFPLPEAKLEESAGL, encoded by the coding sequence GTGAACTACCCAGTACCGCCCGCGGTGACGCGGGTGCTGCTCTGCGTCCGCGACGGTGATCTGCGTGCCGACATCGTGGTCGAACTTTCCGCCCGGCCGGGGCTGGTGCTCGCCGCCCCCGCCGACGACGTGCGTCACCTGGTCCACCGCGCCCGCGGCTGGCGCGCCGACGTGGTGGTGCTCGATCTCACCATCGACGAGCTGGCGGTGGCCGAGGTGAGCAGGCTGCTCACCGACCCGGCCGCCGAGCACCGCCCGCGTCCGCTGCTGCTCGCCGGGGACGGGCAGGACGACCTGGTGGTGGCGGCCATCCGCGCGGGCGCGCGCGGGGCGGTACCGCGGTCCAGCCCGACGCGGGAGATCGGCGACGCGGTGTGCGCGGTGGCGGGCACCGGTGCCTATCTCGGCGCGCCGCTGACCCGGCGGGTGCTGGACCAGCTCACCGCGCCCGGCCGGGAGCTGGCGGAGGTCTTCCCGCGGCTGACCCGGCGCGAGCGGGAGGTGGTGCGGTACCTGGCGAAGGGCATGTCGAACGCGGAAATCGCGCGGGAGACCGCGCTGACCCTGCGCACGGTCAAGTACCACGTTTCCGGGATCCTGCGGAAGCTCGACTGCCGGACCCGGGCGCAGGCCGCCGCGCTGGTCGGCCCGGCCGCGGATTTTCCCTTGCCTGAAGCCAAACTCGAGGAAAGCGCAGGTTTGTAG
- a CDS encoding phospholipase A2, which yields MTAAADIRPDAPRRVRLSLSTSAWLLLVTLIVVGFGFVASRSAPVPDQGPPQGGVADAQRAVEALVNPGQEATALGLLPADLNEVLGVTAAAEPARDGTMRAVHVGGGCSAPWGEDSTRWDFGVACKSHDLGYDLLRYADNQGHPLDPKWREALDARLSADMQATCDLNPMDSARTCQAVASLYTAGLVVNSWHQRWGPPTGEPIGPMLAGVAVIGCLLVFRLRGWLRARRAEPRATGATAAPAAIPPVLPCGRWMVLAVAAIAGLVLGESAVALGHWAGVPDGWLWPLTWLTQLAPVFFFAGGHANAAGWRACVDNGGGYRQYLAHRASWLLRPALIFVLVAFAVPTALELLHIPAGTTAVVTRIALHPLWLLGFYLLTVVLTPAMSALQRRLRSGWPVVTALAALVVTAELIGSPIARYAGGFALALLAQQVAFVHTGAGSPKRLPLVAGAAGGLGALVLATTAGGVPPMLLNVSAAPPALAAPTLPVLLLGVAQLCLLGLFAKPLARLAAREDVARAAAQALRAPMSLYLSFLATMLLLVTVVYLPVNVIDAWAWLTHPRTIAALGLLAGPAVLVFWWFERRAHSHSPHPPAPPVADGGFGRLLGRSAVVLGLGFAVMGLFGFALTQFGTQFGLVPDPIQHLVHLLLGVFLLHTQRIGTSDTPLTWVLTAIACVPPLLSATAGPVIDRLGVALHGVVAVLAVLAVIGTLLTRLFATPEVARAT from the coding sequence ATGACCGCAGCCGCCGACATCCGGCCGGACGCGCCTCGGCGCGTCCGGCTTTCTCTGTCGACCTCGGCCTGGCTCCTGCTCGTGACGCTGATCGTCGTCGGGTTCGGCTTCGTCGCCTCGAGGTCCGCCCCCGTCCCCGACCAGGGCCCGCCGCAGGGCGGTGTCGCCGACGCGCAGCGCGCGGTGGAGGCACTGGTCAACCCCGGCCAGGAGGCCACCGCGCTCGGCCTGCTCCCGGCCGACCTGAACGAGGTGCTCGGGGTGACCGCCGCGGCCGAACCGGCCCGCGACGGCACGATGCGCGCGGTCCACGTCGGCGGCGGCTGCTCGGCGCCGTGGGGTGAGGACAGCACCCGCTGGGACTTCGGCGTCGCCTGCAAGTCCCACGACCTCGGCTACGACCTGCTGCGTTACGCCGACAACCAGGGCCACCCGCTGGACCCGAAGTGGCGTGAGGCGCTCGACGCCCGGCTGTCGGCCGACATGCAGGCCACCTGCGACCTGAACCCGATGGACTCGGCACGCACCTGCCAGGCGGTCGCCTCGCTGTACACCGCCGGGCTGGTGGTCAACTCGTGGCACCAGCGCTGGGGCCCGCCGACCGGCGAGCCGATCGGCCCGATGCTCGCCGGGGTGGCGGTGATCGGCTGCCTGCTGGTGTTCCGGCTGCGTGGCTGGCTGCGGGCCCGGCGTGCCGAACCGCGGGCCACCGGCGCCACCGCCGCGCCCGCCGCGATCCCGCCGGTGCTGCCGTGCGGTCGCTGGATGGTGCTCGCGGTGGCGGCGATCGCCGGGCTGGTGCTCGGTGAGTCGGCGGTCGCGCTGGGGCACTGGGCGGGAGTGCCCGACGGCTGGCTGTGGCCGCTGACCTGGCTGACGCAGCTGGCTCCGGTGTTCTTCTTCGCCGGTGGGCACGCCAACGCGGCGGGCTGGCGGGCGTGCGTGGACAACGGCGGCGGGTACCGCCAGTACCTCGCGCACCGGGCCAGCTGGCTGCTGCGGCCCGCGTTGATCTTCGTGCTGGTCGCCTTCGCCGTGCCGACCGCGCTCGAACTGCTGCACATCCCGGCGGGCACCACCGCGGTGGTCACCCGGATCGCGCTGCACCCGCTGTGGTTGCTCGGCTTCTACCTGCTCACCGTGGTGCTCACCCCGGCGATGTCGGCCCTGCAGCGGCGCCTGCGCTCGGGCTGGCCGGTGGTCACCGCGCTGGCCGCGCTGGTGGTCACCGCCGAGCTGATCGGCTCGCCGATCGCCCGGTACGCGGGCGGGTTCGCGCTGGCGCTGCTCGCCCAGCAGGTCGCCTTCGTGCACACCGGTGCCGGTTCGCCGAAGCGGCTGCCGCTGGTCGCCGGTGCCGCGGGCGGGCTCGGCGCACTGGTGCTGGCCACCACGGCGGGCGGGGTGCCGCCGATGCTGCTCAACGTCTCGGCCGCACCGCCCGCGCTGGCCGCGCCGACGCTGCCCGTGCTGCTGCTCGGGGTTGCCCAGCTGTGCCTGCTCGGGCTGTTCGCCAAGCCGCTGGCCAGGCTCGCCGCCCGCGAGGACGTCGCCAGGGCCGCCGCGCAGGCGCTGCGCGCGCCGATGAGCCTGTACCTCAGCTTCCTCGCCACCATGCTGCTGCTGGTCACCGTGGTCTACCTGCCGGTGAACGTGATCGACGCCTGGGCGTGGCTGACCCACCCGCGCACGATCGCCGCGCTCGGCCTGCTCGCCGGGCCCGCGGTGCTGGTCTTCTGGTGGTTCGAACGCCGGGCGCACAGCCACTCGCCGCACCCGCCCGCCCCGCCGGTGGCCGACGGCGGCTTCGGCAGGCTGCTCGGGCGGTCCGCCGTGGTGCTCGGCCTCGGCTTCGCGGTGATGGGGCTGTTCGGCTTCGCGCTGACCCAGTTCGGCACGCAGTTCGGGCTGGTGCCCGACCCGATCCAGCACCTGGTGCACCTGCTGCTCGGTGTGTTCCTGCTGCACACGCAGCGCATCGGCACCAGCGACACCCCGCTGACCTGGGTGCTCACCGCGATCGCCTGCGTGCCGCCGCTGCTGTCCGCGACGGCCGGGCCGGTGATCGACCGGCTGGGTGTCGCGCTGCACGGGGTGGTCGCCGTGCTGGCCGTTCTTGCCGTCATCGGCACGCTGCTGACCAGGCTGTTCGCCACCCCGGAGGTGGCACGAGCCACGTAG
- a CDS encoding helix-turn-helix domain-containing protein, whose amino-acid sequence MRIDGDIYQRVLGEELRKLRRRRGWTRKELNQHLQSDISLQTLATYELGTRQCSVVRLVELCLTMDELPQDLLARVHRRVFTDEPGRVRLDLRQVVADTQPELLPLRRWAEGRLNHGNSAREIQLDEAAIKQLAALCGLGPADLVGRLRTLSTPPAG is encoded by the coding sequence GTGAGGATCGACGGAGACATCTATCAGCGGGTCCTCGGTGAAGAGCTTCGCAAGCTCCGTCGACGGCGCGGCTGGACGCGCAAGGAGCTGAACCAGCACCTGCAGAGCGACATCTCGCTGCAGACGCTCGCCACTTATGAACTCGGTACCCGCCAGTGCTCGGTGGTGCGGCTGGTCGAGCTGTGCCTGACGATGGACGAACTGCCGCAGGACCTGCTGGCCAGAGTGCACCGGCGGGTGTTCACCGACGAGCCCGGCCGGGTGCGGCTGGACCTGCGGCAGGTGGTCGCCGACACGCAGCCCGAGCTGCTGCCGCTGCGCCGGTGGGCGGAGGGCAGGCTGAACCACGGCAACTCGGCGCGGGAAATCCAGCTCGACGAGGCGGCGATCAAGCAACTGGCCGCCCTGTGCGGCCTGGGCCCGGCGGACCTGGTGGGCCGCCTGCGCACCCTTTCCACCCCACCCGCCGGCTGA
- a CDS encoding flavin-containing monooxygenase — protein MNQRDETGVLIIGTGFSGLGMAAKLRKQGRTDFVILEKADEVGGTWRDNTYPGCACDIQSHMYSFSFEQNPSWSRAFSPQPEIWAYLRGFARKYDLYSYVRFGQEMTAARWDADEQRWHVTTAAGDEFVARFLVAGVGALHLPQIPDLPGIEKFEGRAFHSAQWDHDYDLRGKRVAVVGTGASAVQFVPKIAEETAAVHLFQRTPPWIMPKPDHEMPDWMKTLFARVPGAQRLYRSLLYWMLEVRAVGFNGRPWLMKLAQQLAKAQIKKAIKDPELRRKVTPDYTLGCKRVLISNDYYPALARDDVEVVTDGIAEVKAHSVVDTAGVEREIDAIIYGTGFHVTDAFDYLEITGVDGRRLNKEWAADGMRTHLGITVSGYPNLFFLLGPNTGLGHNSVVFMIESQTEYISDAIRLVERTGSGSIEPRQVVQERFNAEIQGQLERGIWTQGGCRSWYLDAQGVNRTIWPGFTWRYWLRTRRVNPADFQLVGQARG, from the coding sequence ATGAACCAGCGCGACGAAACCGGTGTGCTGATCATCGGGACCGGCTTCTCGGGCCTCGGGATGGCCGCGAAGCTCCGCAAGCAGGGCAGGACGGACTTCGTCATCCTCGAGAAGGCGGACGAGGTCGGCGGCACCTGGCGTGACAACACCTATCCGGGCTGCGCCTGCGACATCCAGTCGCACATGTACTCGTTCTCCTTCGAGCAGAACCCGTCGTGGTCGCGCGCGTTCTCGCCGCAGCCGGAGATCTGGGCGTACCTGCGCGGGTTCGCCCGCAAATACGACCTCTACTCCTACGTCCGCTTCGGTCAGGAGATGACCGCCGCGCGCTGGGACGCCGACGAGCAGCGCTGGCACGTCACCACCGCGGCCGGCGACGAGTTCGTCGCGCGGTTCCTGGTGGCCGGGGTCGGCGCGCTGCACCTCCCGCAGATCCCGGACCTGCCCGGCATCGAGAAGTTCGAGGGACGCGCGTTCCACTCCGCGCAGTGGGACCACGACTACGACCTGCGCGGCAAGCGCGTCGCGGTGGTCGGCACCGGGGCCAGCGCGGTCCAGTTCGTGCCGAAGATCGCCGAGGAAACCGCGGCCGTGCACCTGTTCCAGCGGACCCCGCCGTGGATCATGCCCAAGCCGGACCACGAGATGCCGGACTGGATGAAAACCCTGTTCGCGCGCGTGCCGGGCGCGCAGCGGCTCTACCGCAGCCTGCTGTACTGGATGCTCGAGGTGCGCGCGGTCGGGTTCAACGGCCGTCCGTGGCTGATGAAGCTCGCGCAGCAGCTGGCGAAGGCGCAGATCAAGAAGGCGATCAAGGACCCGGAGCTGCGGCGGAAGGTCACCCCGGACTACACGCTCGGCTGCAAGCGGGTGCTCATCTCCAACGACTACTACCCGGCGCTCGCGCGTGACGACGTCGAGGTGGTCACCGACGGCATCGCCGAGGTCAAGGCGCACAGCGTGGTCGACACGGCGGGGGTGGAGCGCGAGATCGACGCGATCATCTACGGCACCGGGTTCCACGTCACCGACGCCTTCGACTACCTGGAGATCACCGGCGTCGACGGGCGCAGGCTGAACAAGGAATGGGCCGCCGACGGCATGCGGACCCATCTCGGCATCACCGTTTCCGGCTACCCGAACCTGTTCTTCCTGCTCGGGCCGAACACCGGGCTGGGGCACAACTCGGTGGTGTTCATGATCGAGTCGCAGACCGAGTACATCAGCGACGCGATCCGGCTGGTGGAGCGGACGGGCTCGGGCTCGATCGAGCCGCGGCAGGTGGTGCAGGAGCGGTTCAACGCCGAGATCCAGGGGCAGCTGGAGCGCGGGATCTGGACGCAGGGCGGCTGCCGCAGCTGGTACCTGGACGCGCAGGGGGTGAACCGGACCATCTGGCCGGGCTTCACCTGGCGGTACTGGCTGCGCACCCGGCGCGTGAACCCGGCGGACTTCCAGCTGGTCGGACAGGCGCGGGGGTAG
- a CDS encoding TetR/AcrR family transcriptional regulator: MTAEQAPRRKRMPRAERERQMVEVAEAVFAERGYVAASMDDIAERVGVSKPMLYEYFNSKEGLLLACIGQARAELRVATEEAVAKAADAEDALRRGLLAFFTFIRDRRQSWSLLRHEMALIGTPAAEGIEATRRQQTDLIATLMAGYFDADSPLQVEASAEFVVGACERLAIWCERHDKITPEMATGYAMDLLWGGLHDRAIT, from the coding sequence ATGACAGCCGAGCAGGCCCCGCGCCGCAAGCGCATGCCCCGCGCCGAGCGCGAGCGCCAGATGGTGGAAGTGGCCGAGGCGGTCTTCGCCGAACGCGGGTACGTGGCCGCGTCGATGGACGACATCGCCGAACGCGTCGGCGTCTCGAAACCGATGCTCTACGAGTACTTCAACTCGAAGGAAGGCCTGCTGCTGGCGTGCATCGGGCAGGCGCGGGCCGAGCTGCGCGTGGCCACCGAGGAGGCGGTCGCCAAGGCCGCCGACGCCGAAGACGCGCTGCGCCGCGGCCTGCTCGCCTTCTTCACGTTCATCCGCGACCGGCGGCAGTCGTGGTCACTGCTGCGGCACGAGATGGCGCTGATCGGCACACCCGCCGCCGAGGGCATCGAGGCCACGCGGCGTCAGCAGACCGACCTGATCGCCACCCTGATGGCTGGCTACTTCGACGCCGACTCACCCCTGCAGGTGGAAGCTTCAGCCGAATTTGTCGTGGGTGCCTGCGAACGGCTGGCGATCTGGTGTGAACGCCACGACAAAATCACCCCAGAGATGGCTACCGGGTACGCGATGGACCTTTTGTGGGGCGGTTTACACGATCGTGCTATCACTTGA
- a CDS encoding DUF3618 domain-containing protein — MARDPDTIEREIEKARDALASTLDELSVKANPKRLADSAKTSVLAKLSEPKIKYPLIGAGVLIGALLLRKLVR, encoded by the coding sequence GTGGCGCGCGACCCGGACACCATTGAGCGTGAGATCGAGAAGGCCAGGGACGCGCTCGCGTCCACCCTGGACGAGCTCAGCGTCAAGGCCAACCCCAAGCGGCTCGCGGACTCCGCGAAGACCAGCGTGCTCGCCAAGCTGAGCGAGCCCAAGATCAAGTACCCGCTGATCGGCGCCGGTGTGCTGATCGGTGCGCTGCTGCTGCGGAAGCTGGTCCGCTAG
- the aspS gene encoding aspartate--tRNA(Asn) ligase has protein sequence MTARVLAGALPRHAGRAVRIGGWVHRERRLKSVTFLVVRDRSGLAQVVLPPEHTRLPEETVVEVRGLVTASPQAPGGVELTEPEITVLSEPAAAPPFDLHRPTLTASLPTILDHAPVALRHPRLRARFEVAAASVAGFRSVLDRAGFTEIHTPKLVGAATESGANVFAVDYFGRPAYLAQSPQLFKQAMVGVFERVHEVGPVFRAEPHDTARHLAQYTSLDAELGFVGDHHDVMAVLRDVLAGMVAAIAERGADVELPVVPAEIPAIHFADAQALLGHQPGEPDLAPADERQLSDWARRTHGSEFLFVTGYPMAKRPFYTHPDPARPGYSRSFDLLFRGLELVTGGQRLHRHTDYLTALAAHGIDPAPFEGYLAAFAHGMPPHGGFAIGLERWTARLLGLANVREATLFPRDLHRLSP, from the coding sequence ATGACCGCTCGGGTGCTGGCCGGCGCACTGCCCCGGCACGCCGGGCGTGCCGTGCGGATCGGCGGCTGGGTGCACCGCGAGCGGCGCCTGAAGTCGGTCACCTTCCTGGTGGTGCGGGACCGGTCCGGGCTGGCGCAGGTGGTTCTGCCGCCGGAACACACCCGGCTCCCCGAGGAAACCGTGGTCGAGGTGCGCGGCCTGGTCACCGCCAGCCCGCAGGCCCCCGGCGGCGTGGAACTCACCGAGCCGGAGATCACCGTGCTGAGCGAACCGGCCGCCGCGCCGCCGTTCGACCTCCACCGGCCGACGCTCACCGCGAGCCTGCCCACGATCCTCGACCACGCACCGGTCGCGCTGCGGCATCCGCGGTTGCGCGCCCGGTTCGAGGTCGCGGCGGCGAGCGTGGCCGGCTTCCGGTCGGTGCTGGACCGGGCCGGGTTCACCGAGATCCACACACCGAAGCTGGTCGGCGCGGCCACCGAATCCGGCGCGAACGTGTTCGCCGTCGACTACTTCGGCCGTCCCGCCTACCTGGCGCAGTCACCGCAGTTGTTCAAGCAGGCCATGGTCGGCGTGTTCGAGCGCGTCCACGAGGTCGGCCCGGTGTTCCGCGCCGAGCCGCACGACACCGCCCGCCACCTCGCCCAGTACACCAGCCTGGACGCGGAACTCGGCTTCGTCGGCGACCACCACGACGTGATGGCGGTGCTGCGCGACGTGCTGGCGGGCATGGTCGCGGCGATCGCCGAGCGCGGTGCGGACGTGGAACTCCCGGTGGTGCCCGCGGAAATCCCGGCCATCCACTTCGCCGACGCGCAAGCCCTGCTCGGGCACCAGCCGGGCGAACCGGACCTCGCGCCCGCCGACGAGCGGCAGCTCTCCGACTGGGCGCGGCGCACGCACGGCTCGGAATTCCTCTTCGTCACCGGGTATCCGATGGCGAAGCGCCCGTTCTACACGCACCCGGACCCCGCGCGGCCCGGCTACTCCCGCAGTTTCGACCTGCTCTTCCGCGGGCTGGAACTGGTCACCGGCGGGCAGCGCCTCCACCGGCACACCGACTACCTCACCGCGCTCGCCGCGCACGGCATCGACCCGGCGCCGTTCGAGGGTTACCTGGCGGCCTTCGCCCACGGCATGCCACCGCACGGCGGCTTCGCCATCGGCCTGGAACGCTGGACGGCGCGCCTGCTGGGGCTGGCCAACGTCCGGGAAGCCACCCTGTTCCCACGCGACCTGCACCGCCTCAGCCCCTGA
- a CDS encoding SMI1/KNR4 family protein: protein MEWRPWLSRWSEEWVRSAEPGELEPEVARARWLGFAPATEDAVAAAEVRLGCRFPPSYREFLLTTDGWRQAGQFVWKLRDTGNLGWLRDIEPFWAEWEDQTDNPGPADDNRFSRGLLISLEADAGILFLDPGDVNEAGEWAAYSLFSWRAAPPSRFESFAELMEVLYAEFHRMRQPPGETRDHWDAEVERARLDALAGNLDEAGAALAKAEEFGRTRATVLRAQLLLFTQQYEAATLVSRLLHPAFLPEGFLGDPLFTEEFLPWLFREHEQTTMPWRNSILKSALIGDRPEIHRLFDRQAHQPDFGNPEFDTLVRHALDTHADDPDALWAAVSAALPRWRPRTADHVAPVVLLAHPIFAATLTPERGRTLLTQPRS, encoded by the coding sequence ATGGAGTGGCGGCCGTGGTTGTCCAGGTGGAGTGAGGAATGGGTGCGCAGCGCGGAGCCCGGTGAGCTGGAGCCGGAAGTCGCGCGTGCTCGGTGGCTGGGGTTCGCGCCCGCGACCGAGGACGCCGTGGCGGCCGCCGAGGTGCGGCTCGGGTGCCGGTTTCCGCCGTCGTACCGGGAATTCCTGTTGACCACGGATGGCTGGCGGCAGGCCGGTCAGTTCGTCTGGAAGCTGCGTGACACCGGCAATCTCGGCTGGCTCCGCGACATCGAGCCGTTCTGGGCCGAGTGGGAGGACCAGACCGACAACCCCGGACCGGCCGACGACAACCGGTTCAGCCGTGGGCTGCTGATCTCGCTGGAAGCCGACGCGGGCATTCTTTTCCTCGACCCGGGCGACGTGAACGAAGCCGGGGAATGGGCCGCGTACAGCCTTTTCTCGTGGCGCGCCGCGCCGCCGTCGCGCTTCGAGTCGTTCGCCGAGTTGATGGAGGTCCTGTACGCCGAGTTCCACCGGATGCGCCAGCCGCCAGGCGAAACGCGTGACCACTGGGACGCCGAGGTCGAGCGCGCCCGGCTCGATGCGCTCGCCGGGAACCTCGACGAAGCCGGTGCGGCACTGGCGAAAGCCGAAGAGTTCGGCCGGACCAGGGCCACCGTGCTGCGTGCCCAACTGCTGTTGTTCACGCAGCAGTACGAAGCCGCGACGCTGGTGAGCAGGCTGCTGCACCCGGCCTTCCTGCCGGAAGGCTTCCTCGGCGACCCGCTGTTCACCGAGGAGTTCCTGCCGTGGCTGTTCCGGGAGCACGAGCAGACGACCATGCCGTGGCGCAACTCGATCCTGAAGTCGGCCCTGATCGGCGACCGGCCGGAGATCCACCGCCTGTTCGATCGCCAGGCGCACCAGCCGGATTTTGGCAACCCCGAATTCGACACGCTCGTCCGGCACGCCCTCGACACCCACGCCGACGACCCGGATGCCTTGTGGGCAGCCGTTTCCGCCGCACTACCGCGGTGGCGTCCGCGCACCGCCGACCACGTCGCGCCGGTCGTCCTGCTGGCACACCCGATCTTCGCGGCCACCCTCACCCCGGAGCGTGGCCGCACCCTGCTGACCCAGCCGCGTTCCTGA
- a CDS encoding ATP-grasp domain-containing protein, producing the protein MLLVPADVLRPRRPDAHFADEATAAREAGLDVALVDHDALARPGGADEAVRRVHGEGQAVYRGWMVSSQRYAEFDAALRRRGVVLRTTAEQYRRAHELPGWYADLASVTPSAVWTEGADRAAFARACGELGSGPAVLRDYTKSLKHHWHEAAFIPDVADTAAAWSVASRFLELRGSDFAGGFVLRRFERFVSAEVRTWWIDGVRRVTGPHPDTPDDLPDADLTAAEAVLRGLGLPFVTADFALREDGVWRLIELGDGQVSDRPRTVSPEALLP; encoded by the coding sequence ATGTTGCTGGTCCCAGCGGACGTACTGCGTCCCCGTCGCCCCGATGCCCACTTCGCGGACGAGGCCACCGCCGCCCGGGAGGCCGGGCTGGACGTCGCGCTGGTCGATCACGATGCGCTGGCCCGGCCTGGTGGGGCCGACGAGGCCGTGCGGCGGGTTCACGGTGAGGGGCAGGCGGTTTACCGCGGCTGGATGGTGAGCAGCCAGCGGTACGCCGAATTCGACGCGGCGCTGCGAAGGCGCGGCGTGGTGCTGCGGACGACGGCCGAGCAGTACCGGCGTGCCCACGAACTCCCCGGCTGGTACGCCGATCTGGCCTCGGTCACGCCGTCGGCGGTCTGGACGGAGGGCGCGGATCGGGCGGCGTTCGCGCGGGCATGCGGTGAACTCGGTTCCGGGCCGGCTGTCCTGCGCGACTACACAAAATCCCTGAAGCACCACTGGCACGAAGCCGCGTTCATCCCCGACGTCGCCGACACGGCCGCGGCTTGGTCGGTGGCCAGCCGATTCCTGGAACTGCGTGGCTCCGACTTCGCCGGTGGCTTTGTGCTGCGCCGGTTCGAGCGCTTTGTTTCCGCGGAAGTGCGCACGTGGTGGATCGACGGCGTTCGCCGGGTCACCGGGCCGCATCCGGATACGCCGGACGACCTGCCCGACGCCGACCTCACCGCCGCCGAAGCGGTGCTCCGCGGGCTCGGACTGCCGTTTGTCACCGCGGATTTCGCCTTGCGGGAGGACGGGGTGTGGCGGCTGATCGAGCTGGGGGACGGCCAGGTGAGCGACCGGCCGCGCACTGTCTCACCTGAGGCGCTGCTGCCCTAG
- a CDS encoding ABC transporter ATP-binding protein translates to MTDTIEARGLTKRYGDRLAVDELTFTIQPGRVTGFLGPNGAGKSTTMRLVLGLDAPTSGTVTVHGRPYAELLHPLHTVGALLDARAVHPGRTAAHHLLALAQTAGIGRARVDEVLGLVGLSDVAGKRAGTFSLGMSQRLGIAGALLGDPPVLMFDEPVNGLDPEGIRWIRGLMRELAAEGRTVLVSSHLMSEMALTAQHLLVLGRGQLIADTGIDDFLRLHSEETVLVRTDETDRMARLLRRTGATFELRDDALLVLDRTAADLGRLAAAEGIALSELTPSRGSLEDVFMALTHDSVEYGVRA, encoded by the coding sequence ATGACCGACACCATCGAGGCCCGCGGCCTCACCAAGCGCTACGGCGACCGGCTCGCCGTCGACGAGCTCACCTTCACCATTCAACCCGGCCGCGTGACCGGCTTCCTCGGCCCCAACGGCGCCGGCAAGTCCACCACCATGCGGCTCGTGCTCGGGCTGGACGCGCCCACCTCGGGCACGGTCACCGTGCACGGCCGCCCCTACGCCGAACTCCTCCACCCGCTGCACACGGTCGGCGCCCTGCTCGACGCGCGCGCCGTGCATCCCGGGCGCACCGCCGCCCATCACCTGCTCGCCCTCGCCCAGACCGCGGGCATCGGCCGCGCCCGCGTCGACGAGGTGCTCGGGCTCGTCGGCCTCTCCGACGTCGCGGGCAAGCGCGCGGGCACCTTCTCCCTCGGCATGAGCCAGCGCCTCGGCATCGCGGGCGCGCTGCTCGGCGACCCGCCGGTGCTGATGTTCGACGAACCGGTCAACGGCCTCGACCCCGAAGGCATCCGCTGGATCCGCGGCCTCATGCGTGAACTCGCCGCCGAGGGGCGCACGGTACTGGTCTCCAGCCACCTGATGAGCGAGATGGCGCTCACCGCGCAACACCTGCTCGTGCTCGGCCGCGGTCAGCTCATCGCGGACACCGGTATCGACGACTTCCTCCGCCTGCACAGCGAGGAAACCGTGCTCGTGCGCACCGACGAAACCGACCGCATGGCCCGCCTGCTCCGCCGCACCGGCGCCACCTTCGAACTCCGGGACGACGCGCTGCTGGTCCTCGACCGGACCGCCGCCGACCTCGGCAGGCTCGCCGCCGCGGAGGGCATCGCGTTGTCCGAGCTGACCCCGAGCCGCGGCTCGCTGGAGGACGTTTTCATGGCCCTGACCCACGATTCCGTCGAATACGGGGTGCGCGCGTGA
- a CDS encoding ABC transporter permease: MNLLRSEWTKFRSLRSTWLTAAVTVLLGVGVSTLASSAKANAYDPVDWDPTATSLTSIIMAQLAIGVLGVLVVTSEYATGTIQPSVVAVPARGRLLAAKAVVFGGVALVLSQVIGFASFFAGQAMIAAAGVPHATLGQPEVLRAVLGSGLYLTAVGLLGLGLGAVLRSTAGAIGVLVSATLLIRLVAQMLPEPWSGWMDRFWPTAAGEKIVNVLPVAGMLSPWTGFALLCGFVAVIGAAGYTVLRTRDV; the protein is encoded by the coding sequence GTGAACCTCCTCCGTTCCGAATGGACCAAGTTCCGCAGCCTCCGCTCGACCTGGCTGACCGCCGCGGTGACCGTGCTGCTCGGCGTCGGCGTCAGCACACTGGCCTCCTCCGCGAAGGCGAACGCCTACGACCCCGTCGACTGGGACCCCACTGCGACCAGCCTGACCAGCATCATCATGGCGCAGCTGGCGATCGGCGTACTGGGCGTGCTGGTGGTCACCTCCGAGTACGCCACCGGCACGATCCAGCCGAGCGTGGTCGCGGTCCCGGCCCGCGGCAGGCTTCTGGCCGCGAAAGCCGTCGTGTTCGGCGGGGTCGCGTTGGTGCTGAGCCAGGTGATCGGCTTCGCGTCGTTCTTCGCCGGGCAGGCGATGATCGCCGCCGCCGGCGTCCCCCACGCCACGCTCGGGCAGCCCGAAGTACTGCGGGCGGTGCTCGGCAGCGGGCTCTACCTCACTGCGGTCGGCCTGCTCGGCCTCGGGCTGGGCGCCGTGCTGCGCTCGACCGCCGGCGCGATCGGCGTGCTCGTCTCGGCCACCCTGCTCATCCGGCTGGTGGCGCAGATGCTGCCCGAACCGTGGAGCGGCTGGATGGACCGCTTCTGGCCGACGGCCGCCGGGGAGAAGATCGTGAACGTGCTGCCGGTGGCTGGCATGCTGTCGCCGTGGACCGGTTTCGCGCTCCTGTGCGGCTTCGTGGCGGTGATCGGCGCCGCCGGGTACACCGTGCTGCGCACGAGGGACGTGTGA